The genomic window AAGCAGTGAGCTTGATGAAAAAGTGGTTATTTCCATTTTGGAACATACCACTGCCCATGGTGCCATTGAAGGAAAAACCCAGGCAAAGCAGGTAAAATACTATAACCTCGACGCCATTATTGCCGTTGGCTACCGGGTAAATTCCAAACGCGCCACTCAGTTCCGTATTTGGGCCACCAACATTCTAAAAGAATATATCATCAAAGGCTTTGCCATGGATGATGAAAGACTCAAAAAAGCCGACCGGTGGGATTATTTTGATGAGTGGTTGGAGCGTATCCGCGATATTCGGGCCTCGGAAAAACGGTTTTATCAAAAAATCCGGGATATATATACGACAGCCATAGATTACGACAAACAGTCTGAGCAGGCACAGCTTTTTTTCAAAAAAGTACAGAACAAGATGCTCTGGGCGATTACTGGAAAAACGGCTGCGGAACTTGTTGAATCACGAAGCAATCCTGATGTTCCCAACATGGGACTGACATCGTGGTGCGGCTCCATAGTAAGAAAACAGGATGTTGGTATCGCCAAGAATTACTTGAATGCTGATGAGATAAAAGACCTTAATGAGA from Candidatus Margulisiibacteriota bacterium includes these protein-coding regions:
- a CDS encoding hydroxyacid dehydrogenase, encoding MKKEPKHSEIILYKTQDGHIKIDTVFQDETIWLTQAQMAELFGVKTPAVSKHLKNIFESSELDEKVVISILEHTTAHGAIEGKTQAKQVKYYNLDAIIAVGYRVNSKRATQFRIWATNILKEYIIKGFAMDDERLKKADRWDYFDEWLERIRDIRASEKRFYQKIRDIYTTAIDYDKQSEQAQLFFKKVQNKMLWAITGKTAAELVESRSNPDVPNMGLTSWCGSIVRKQDVGIAKNYLNADEIKDLNEIVTMYLDYAERQARQRKTVTMEQWSDKLDAFLKFNEQELLTHAGKIKAEVVKKIAEERYEQFDRKRKIEEAKIADEEDIKELEKIEKKLLENKKIYPK